One window from the genome of Anguilla rostrata isolate EN2019 chromosome 5, ASM1855537v3, whole genome shotgun sequence encodes:
- the LOC135255377 gene encoding lysM and putative peptidoglycan-binding domain-containing protein 2-like yields the protein MAEFSPVLSLRDGGRFGQPIFPRSRSGSESESELSQSLARTKTRSYGSTASVTAPLGEKYIVHRVTDSDTLQGIALKYGVTMEQIKRANKLFGNDCIFLRNSLNIPVRSVKSELFNGLTTLESPESEAGDGCTVPEGSSMILDTEGDSSPSTSPTLSTQELDSRPSQPEELSAKDYLHRLDLQIKISKQAARKLKEEDVRDVEDDASVTKSSYQEI from the exons ATGGCGGAGTTTTCCCCAGTCTTGTCACTGCGGGATGGAGGCCGGTTCGGGCAACCAATCTTTCCCAGATCACGGTCCGGATCAGAGTCTGAAAGTGAACTGTCACAGAGCTTGGCCCGAACCAAGACTCGTTCATATGGAAGTACAGCCAGCGTTACAGCACCTTTGGGAGAAAAATATATCGTCCATCGGGTTACGGACAGTGACACGCTGCAAGGGATAGCTCTCAAATACGGCGTTACG ATGGAACAAATAAAAAGGGCAAACAAGCTTTTTGGGAACGATTGTATATTTTTACGGAACAGTCTGAACATTCCAGTGCGCTCGGTGAAATCTGAGCTCTTCAACGGACTCACAACTTTAGAGTCTCCTGAGAGCGAGGCTGGGGATGGCTGTACAGTACCGGAAGGGTCCAGTATGATTCTGGACACAGAGGGAGATTCTTCACCCTCCACTTCACCCACCCTCAGTACCCAGGAGCTCGATAGCCGACCCTCCCAGCCAGAGGAGCTGTCAGCCAAGGACTACTTGCACAGACTGGACTTGCAgattaaaatatcaaaacaagCTGCTAGGAAACTGAAAGAGGAGGATGTCAG